Genomic DNA from Kluyveromyces lactis strain NRRL Y-1140 chromosome C complete sequence:
TCAAAAAGGCTAACTCACTGAAGCTAGATACTATTCGCTGTCTCTCATGATTCGCTTTATGTTCTAGTAGTTCGGTGACAGAGCCATTTACAGGACGAAATTTCCATTCATTTAGTATGTTTAGTAGACCTTTCATCCAATCCCAGATAGTTTCACCCTCAAAATAGATCTCTTTGAAGTGTTGTATGCTACAGACAGTCGCCAGTTGACACTTGAATGGTCTTGGCTTAGAAGCCTTTCTGAATAAAAGATCAGAGGTACTTTCCGTTTGCGCTACTTTGACAGATTTATGAACCAAAACCGTTCCTCGCAGGAGAGACGCAGAGTTTATATCCCAGTATTTCACATTCGTAGGTGTAGCTCCAGTTTTATGAAGGTAGTTCAATATTGCAGTTACAGCAACACATCCTTCTAGTAGCGTGAAAGACTTGAGCTCGATGAACATCTCATACAATGTAATTGTATCTAACTCCAAAgctcttttcaaatctgCAAGGAAAATCGGGAGTTTCAGGCGCTGTTCTGGCGTAATTTTTATGAACACTTGGCtgtattttattttcttgtcTATAGGTAATTGAGCGACACTTTGGTCCTCTGTTACATTGGATAGAACCTTCCATAAGTCATCGGTTTTGGATTTATTAGGCACTAACGTTGTTTGTTGTTTCTTATTTGGAGAATGGCGAAAGTCTGCAGAGGCCGGTCTCTgccttttctttccataCATTATAGAGTGCTTGTATCCCTTATATAGGATCTTAATTAATGGGATGGAA
This window encodes:
- the SNU56 gene encoding Snu56p (weakly similar to uniprot|Q03782 Saccharomyces cerevisiae YDR240C SNU56 U1 snRNP protein serine-rich has no counterpart in mammalian U1 snRNP), with the protein product MYGKKRQRPASADFRHSPNKKQQTTLVPNKSKTDDLWKVLSNVTEDQSVAQLPIDKKIKYSQVFIKITPEQRLKLPIFLADLKRALELDTITLYEMFIELKSFTLLEGCVAVTAILNYLHKTGATPTNVKYWDINSASLLRGTVLVHKSVKVAQTESTSDLLFRKASKPRPFKCQLATVCSIQHFKEIYFEGETIWDWMKGLLNILNEWKFRPVNGSVTELLEHKANHERQRIVSSFSELAFLKGLLDPEFLNRKNKRLIDIDNKELETFMTELQQYNEKELTIAAKASKDTKLKNSAAASPTNLRQKAVTATSRYKGGNNIPIKVNERRLQHNTPSRAPQHSVVSSQDLHRYCIATIKASISKVTEKSAFQIIKSYVKYPRSQIDLIYDNLNQIKSKTNCNVVILNLQTIHESNTWFEQLPISVNIDPPPSATRVISVGGVGGKCKVALEMILTLLETGSI